From the genome of Streptomyces spinoverrucosus:
CGCTCACCCTCCGCGCACAGCTCCTCAAGGGCGGTGACGCCGGCGCTGCCCGCGTTGGCGGCGGCGAGCCGGGCGGCCTCGGCCTCCAGCAGCGTACGGACCGTCAGGAGCTGGTCGGCCTCCTCCTCGGTCGGCTCGTGCACGAACGCGCCCTGCGCCGGCCGCAGATCGACCCACCCCTCGGTGTTCAGCCGCTGCAACGCCTCGCGCACCGGCTGCCGGGAGACGCCGAGGTGCCCGGCGAGTTCGCTCTCGACCAGGTGCTGGCCGGGCTGGAGGGCGCGGGTGGTGATGAGTTCGAGCAGCGCCTCGTAGACGCGGTCGCGCAGCGGGCCGGGACGTTCGAGCTTGGGCACCGCACCTTGCGGCAGTCCTGTCGACAACATCGGTCCCCCTCCTGGCAGGGCCGTGCACAGCAGATGTCAATGC
Proteins encoded in this window:
- a CDS encoding GntR family transcriptional regulator, with amino-acid sequence MLSTGLPQGAVPKLERPGPLRDRVYEALLELITTRALQPGQHLVESELAGHLGVSRQPVREALQRLNTEGWVDLRPAQGAFVHEPTEEEADQLLTVRTLLEAEAARLAAANAGSAGVTALEELCAEGERAVAADDVDGAVALNARFHAKVMELAGNAVLAELAAQVDRRVRWYYTPVARQRGKQSWIEHRELIAAITARDERRATEIMRGHTEHTRKSYHARPRT